AGAGTTTCTGCGGAGATGGAAGATGTACTGGTGTCGATGCGATCAAATGCGACAGGGCGGGGTATATGGAACGTCGTTTCTCCGCTAGGAGTGGACTCGACGAGCGCGATGCCTGTCGCCTCGCCGGGCACAATTTGAACGGCCTTCGTGCTCAATCCAAGAAGCTTCATTGCATCGATCGCTCGATAGCCGCGATCGTCTGCGCCGACGCCGGTAATCAGTGTGGCTGCGCCACCGAGACGCTGAATATTTGCGCTGAAATTAAGCGAGGCTCCGCCGAGAATCTCTGTGCCGTCAAATATGTCCCAGAGGATCTCACCGACAGCGAGCACACGTATCCCCTCCCCTGTAGTATTTCTCATCTACGCGTGACTCCCTTGCGCAACCCTGTCGGTCTCAGATTCGTTTGGTAGTTTGAGGGTGTAGCTGATAAATGCCGCAAGCAGATACAGACCGGCAAAGACCCAGATGACACCTTCAATACCGAAGCGAGGCAGGCAGAGTCCCACGACAGCAGGGCCAAGCCAGATGCTCATGCCGGAGCCGAGGTTCATGATCGACATGGCCGCTCCGCGCGCTTCGGGCGCCAGAGATGCCATGATCGCGGCGATCGGAACATAACCGGCGAGTGCTATGCCGTAGGCCATGCCTGCAAGCGTGACGAGCAGATAGTTCGGGCCGAAAATGTGCGGCACATAATAGAGGCCGAGCGTCGTAAGTGCACATCCGCACGAACCCGCGAAGGTGATTGTCTTTCTCCAGCCGATGCGGTCGCCGACGATACCCCAGAAGAGATTGAAGACAACGTTGGTGGCGAACATGATGCTGAGGATGCGTAGCCATTGCGGAAGTGTGAAGCCGACCGTATGCACATAGAAGATTGGAAGACAGACAAGGAAACCGAATTCGGAGGTCGTGGTGACGGTTGCGACGATGCCTCCAAGCCCGACCTTAGGTTTTTTCCATGCGATGGAAAGACTGGATAACACGACCGCGAAAGGGTTGGCATCACGGTTTGCCGCAGGGCCCGCACCGCGCGTTTCTCTCACGCCCAACAGTGCAATGAGTCCACCAGCGATAACCAGGGCCAAGGAGATCCAAAGGCTGCGATAAGCGCCGTAGTGCGGAACAGAGTAGCTGGCAAAGAGTGAGCCAAGGGTGGGAAGGCCGCCTGTGCGAGCACACCAGAACCAGCCAACGGCAGTGGCGAGATAGCGCTGCGGCGTGATGTGTGTGATCCAGATGAGAAAACCAAAGGCGAACAGGGGATATCCAAATCCCCTCAACATGTAGCTCGCCAGAATGACAGGAAAGTTATGAGCATGGATCCCGAAGAGCAGGAAGGGGATTTCGAAAACGACCCAGATGATGAGTCCCATCCACATGACGCGCTTGGCTCCGAAGATATCGGACAGTGCGCCGCTGAGCCAGGAGGCGATGGCGGCCGTGACACCATAGAGCGTAAAGATGAGGGCAATGCGTGACTCGCTGAAGTGAAGCTGATCCAGCAAATATGGGGAAAGGAATCCTGCTTCCACGCCGTCGCCGATCAT
This portion of the Edaphobacter sp. 4G125 genome encodes:
- a CDS encoding MFS transporter; translation: MQELEVRSDSPASRLERLGMHPGLAIGYLGLLLFMIGDGVEAGFLSPYLLDQLHFSESRIALIFTLYGVTAAIASWLSGALSDIFGAKRVMWMGLIIWVVFEIPFLLFGIHAHNFPVILASYMLRGFGYPLFAFGFLIWITHITPQRYLATAVGWFWCARTGGLPTLGSLFASYSVPHYGAYRSLWISLALVIAGGLIALLGVRETRGAGPAANRDANPFAVVLSSLSIAWKKPKVGLGGIVATVTTTSEFGFLVCLPIFYVHTVGFTLPQWLRILSIMFATNVVFNLFWGIVGDRIGWRKTITFAGSCGCALTTLGLYYVPHIFGPNYLLVTLAGMAYGIALAGYVPIAAIMASLAPEARGAAMSIMNLGSGMSIWLGPAVVGLCLPRFGIEGVIWVFAGLYLLAAFISYTLKLPNESETDRVAQGSHA